From the bacterium genome, the window AATTCAAGTTGATGCTGATTGACCGAAAGAACAATCTGCGCCGGGATTTCGAAGCTTACATCAAAACCGTTGATAAAAAGTTCAAGGGATTTGATGCGATAGCGGCAGAAACTAAAGTGTCTAGCAAAATAGCAGATCCGAAACGGAAACAAGCTGAGGAATTAATCAAGAAAGTCGATGACGCCGGTTGGCAGGGAGTCACCATTGACTTTGACAGTGGCGATGTCGAAGACATGAATCTGCTCGTATTCTCTGAATCGGTGAAGGGCAAACCACGTACTGCCGTTAAGATGAAGTTATTGAAATCTGCCGATCAGAGAGTCCATAAGCTGATCAAAGGATTAATTGACCCAGATGACATGACTGGTCAACCTCTGGTAGAGGATCACTTCTTTGATACCATCGTCTCAGCACTGAAAACGATTCAATCTGGTTCCAAAAAAGCATCAAAAATTGATGCAGCAACCAGTTTATTGAACGAATTGAATACCCTGCGCGTTTCCAGTGATCCTGACATAAAGGCCATGGCGGAGCGTTATAGTTACTGGGTCAATGTCATTCAGCGTTGGAAAAGTTCCGGTAACAATGGCCTAATCCCTGAAATTCAGCAGGGTGAGAAACTGGAAGTCTACATAAAAATGCCTCAACCGAAAAAGGTCGGTCACAAAGCTGTGTCCTTTACCGTTAAGAAAGGGAACGTTACGTTCGAATCACGAGTCGCGAATGGAAGGGACATCGAAGTAAATGGTAGTCGTCGCGGGGCTAGTCAGATATTTCACCGCGGGGATACTTCTGTTCAGTACCAGATCGACTTTGGTGATGGAACAATCGCCTACTATACACCAACCGTTACCGCCAATAACAGTTTATTCGCGGTGAATGGTGAAATTGAGTTTCTAGTTGATGGGAAAGCGACTCCGGAACTGCTTGATCGAATAATAGCACATTCGCGTACCCTAGGAATCGATGGTAAAATTGCGACCGATGAGGATATCGAATTGATGTATCTACTCAAGCATGGGTATGTCTTGAAGGATGTGGAACAAGCCGGATACAAACAGCTTCTGGACAATTTCGAATCTACCAAAGCAACTACTACTGAGCGTATCCGAGTGCTGCGCGATTACTGGACAAAAAAAATGGGTGTTAAGGATGTAACCAAATTACCCTGCTATCAGCCCCAGGGTGTTCTGCAATTCGGGACTACCGGTGGTATTCAACAGGCAGGTCATCGTGTACAGTTGCGATTTGATTTGAGTGATGCAATGTTGGAACAACAGATGCCTGGTGTCTCGCTAGTGCACTCACTTACCAACGATTATGGACATATTGCCGAATTTTTCGATCAAGTATTGGCTGGTAACGGAACACTTGTCAGCACAGTGGAAAAGTTGCGTTGTGGAGTACCGGTAGGTGGTATGTCGCCTGCTGAAGATATGTCCAGTGGTGGTGCTTCCTATGTATTTACCCGCATCAAATCAGCCACTGACAGCCGATCAGAAGGCATTTACTTCAAAAAGAACATGCTCAGAAGACTCGATGCAATCAGCTATGATCATGATAAATACGGCAGAGTGACTGGCAATGATGTAATCGAAAATAGACACAGCACGATTGATGGCTTTCGACGATGCGCTGGGCGGAGTGGAAATGAAACGATCTTCAAATACACAGTAACTTTACTGGATAACATTGAAGAGGTACGAGTTAATCACGGTAAGCGGAAACAGATGTTAGATGTATTCCGAAAACATGGTCTCAGTCAGTTACCAGATGGACGTAAAGTGGAACAAATCGTAAAGGAAGTCGGATCATGAACATAAATTTGAGTGACGAATTGAATCGGATACAAAGTGTATTTGATGAATTTATGCGGGTCGGCTCCTGGATAATGGTAGAGTTTAATAAAGACGATGCATTTGATCTCGATATCGGCTGCTTCTACAAAGTGTTGAAAGTGAAGCCCGGATTTGATGCTGCGGGTAATCTGATCGATACCGACTTTTGGCTGTTGTTCTGCACCAGTGGATATGAAGAAGACGGGCACCATGGGCACGTCAAGAAAATACTTGATATGACTGATACTGAGTTCGGTGTTGACTTGCAGACCTTCGATGGTGAGACTTTGCACATTGAGCGGATTGTTAGCGGGGTTGATCTTCAGCATGAGGAAAGGTGGAGGTTGTTCCAACAACTGATCTCCGAAAACCCCGTTCGGTATGCTGAATTGAATAGCGCTTATGTAGAAGAAGGTTTGCGCAGAATGGACGATGTATGAAAGTAAAATACCTAATCGATGCACTTCTGATCGATGACATCGCTGGTGGCCTCACCTGGAAGCCCGTGGGAGTCTGGGCAGTGGAAGTTGGTGCGCAATCACTTGCCTTTGAATGGGCGTATCTCCCGGGTAATCCAGAACGAGAGTCAGAAGCAGATCGAGTTGCGACTGCGATGGTAGAAGCTGGAATCCAGGTTATACCGGAAGACTTTCTCGAATATCACCAGAGTGCATACAACTCTTACACCGGTCAGTTCTACGGTCCATTCGAGGAGGAGTTTGCAAATTTACCCGTGGGTTGTAAGGAAATTATTGCTCGAATCGCTAAGGGTGAGTTAGGATTGACCGATGGATGAGTTATGGAAAATACTGAATGACAAGTCTTGGATTCCTCGATTTGGGGAAGTGACGATCGTGTTCCAAGAAAGTGTACCCATCCTAGTATCCCGTAAGGACCAACGTAAACTTGCGGTTAATCCTCAAGTGAGAAATATCTCAAAGAATACAACACATCATCGTGATGAATCGCTTGACAGAGAGATCAAGAAATAGTACATTATTTGTGTAAAGTCATCTACGTGGTCAGGTAACTGACAAATTCGTCGCGTGACGGGAAAAACCCGAGCCCGACATCTCAATTCCGATGAGGAGTTGTGGTGTCGGGTTTTTTCGTTTTAGGACTTTGATGGAACTCGAATCACAAATTCATTATCTGCTTCAAACCCATGCTGAACTCCTGTTAGCGGCTCAGAACAAGGATGAGCAGGTTTCGTATGTAACGAACTACATCGGTTCGAAACAGAAACTGGTTGATTGGATTTGGGCACACACCCCACAGGGTGTGCAGAGTGTGCTTGATGCGTTCAGTGGCAGCGCTGTTGTTGGTTATATGTATAAGCGAAAAGGCTTGCGGGTCGTGGCAAATGACCGTCTGAAGTATGCTTACCACATAGCACGCGCCATCGTCGAAAACAATGATACGACACTATCCGACGGTGATATCGATAAACTGTTAACCGATAATACCAACACTGGAAGCTTCGTTCAGGACAATTTCAAGGGATTGTTCTTTGCCAAGGGTGTACATGCACTGATTGATCAGATTCGAGCAAACATCGATGATCTTCGTGGATACAAGAAGGACATCGCTCTATTCGCCTTGGCTAAGGCTTGCCTTAATGGCAAAGGTGGTTACTGCCATTTCCAATCATCTGTCCGGTATGAAAAATACGAAGATACCCTTGCTGAATTCACACAGCGATTCCGGAACAACTGTAACTGGATCAATGGATTGGTGTATGACAATGGAAAGGAAAACAGAGCAGAGAATTCGCCGATCGACGAACTACTCCCTGGTGTTAAAGTTGACTTAGCCTATTTCGATCCACCATACGCAACAGAATTCTCTACAACCAACTATGAGAGTTTCTATCACTTCATAGAAGGTTTAATGACCTATTGGAAAGGTCTTACGATCATCGTTGATAGTGCAACGCATAAGTATGCTGAGATCGAAGAAGAAACAATCACCCGTGCCAATTCTGAAACTTTTTTTGAAACTTTCCTGAAAGGCGCTCAAGGGATCAGTTGTTGGATCATCTCATACCGGGACCATGCTTTCCCAAATGAGGCATCGATCAAATCCATGATCTCAAACTCCGGCAAAGTGTCTCGCATGTATTCAAAAGATCATGCATATACAATGTCTGCTCATCATCGTCAAGACGAAGCGTCACTGGCTAAGGAACGGATTTTTGTCTGCGGACCAACCGAAACAGCGATCCGGTCTCAAGCAGATTGGGAAGAGGAAGCAAAGCAGATCTCCCAATTGCAGCCAGTGACTGCCGAGTCATTCGCTTCAACAAACAAATTGCAATGCTCGGCCATTACTGCTGACATCAAGCTGGTATCAGAAGCAAAAGAGGGTATTTCGAGTAACACCGAACCCGAGTTTGTGTTCGTTTTGACTCACGTCGGAACCAATCTCAACGGCGACAATTTCACTCGCGATGAACTGATTAAGGCTGCACCTTCTGCCATCTCACGTAAAGTTGATCTCAAACATTCGCAGGATCTCACCGACATCGTCGGTGGAATTACCGAATCCCAGTGGAAAGATGAAGAGGGCGGTCTGGTAGAGTGTACCGGTCGGCTCTTCGTTGCTGATAATCCGCACGCCCAACTTGCCTACCGGCTCATGAAGGAAGGAATCGTCAAGCAGGTTTCAATGGAATGCCAGTACGATGCCGGTGAGTGCTCAATCTGCGGTAAGAAGTTTTCTTCGAAAGCCGACTACTGCATCCATCTCCGCAAGTACAAGGGTGCTACTTACCAGGGTAAACCGGTGTACGAAATTCTGCGTGGGGTGGTTTTTACTGGTGTGGGATTGCTTTCCGATAAAGGTGCCGACGAGCGTGCTGTAATCCGTTCCGTTGCGAAAACAGGAGTCAAAATGAAAACACAGGCATTGACTTTTAATGAGTATTTCCTCCAGCAACAGCGCAGTATGACGCTGTGGGACATCGTGGGAGGATTACAAAGCTATCTCAACGATCTACTGGGCAAAGTGAAGAATGAAGACCTCACCAACGACCAGGCCTTCGAACTGATGCAAAGTGGCGTTGAGCAATTTCGTTCCTCGCTGGAGGAGCTGTTTCAAAATCCAGCTGATTTACCAACTGTGGAGGCAAAGAAAATGAGTGATCATCCCACACCGGAAACCCCTCCGGCGAGTGAGGCAGCTCCGGCAAGCGAACAGATCAAGACGCTGACGCAGGAGAATGCCGATTTGAAAAAGCAGGTCGATGAACTGTCGAAGCAACTCGATACGCTGAAAAAAGCTGCTGCTCAAGAAAAAGCAAAGGCAAAAGCAACGGAATTGGTGAAGCGATTCGAACTCAAAGGTCGCACGTTCGCCAATGATGCCGAGCGTGAAGCAGAGATTGAACGTCTGTCAGCCCTTTCCGAAGAAGCACTGATGGCCGTAGAGATCACTGTTTCGGGTATGCCTGACCTATCTACTCAAGCAAATCGTCAGCCAATCCCGGTACTCAAAACGGATGCTGGTGTCAAGCCCATCAACGTTGCCGATACGCCGCCCGGCGACGAACTCAAAACCGGATTAAAAGACGGTTTGATGGCGGCTTACAAACAGAATCGCGGCGAAGCGGTCACGAACTGAGAAGGAGATCTCGATGGCAAATTTCCTGAATGCCGCCTTGCCTGGTATCGCATACGGCAATGGCGAACTGCAGGGTCCGGGCAACCCCGGGCAAATTGTAAAACTGGTCGGAAACGATCTGTACGAAGTGGTCAATAATGCGAATGATGAACCGTTCGGTTTGCTGGGTCGCACTAATCGGCTCAAGAGCGGACCAACACCGACATCCACCGACAAGGTGCTGGCAGTTGTATTTGTCGGCGACGGTATTTACGAAACCGACAATTTTTCCGGCTCGATTACGGCCGGCAATGCTCTGACATTCGATGCAACGCTTGGCAATCTGAAAGCTGCCGGTGCCGGTGCAAAGATTATTGGTCGTGCGCTGTCAGTTTCGGACGGCATGCTCAAGTTTCAATGGACGAATCACGGGACTAGCGTCCCCTCGGCGTAAGGAGTAATCA encodes:
- a CDS encoding phage head morphogenesis protein — translated: RAPSLKKPAAKPVQSTPGTPLTISRYFDQTVMLTNSERDQLWDQVRQQPEQNFTFKRHASDLGGGHPKDIYVDPRGHEWMFKPVAAGSEFAAEAETAAYKIGRLVDDNMVEVRVVKLNGKTGTIQRMLNGLADKPDLTSFNPGNFSAIEIEQLQRHRVIDWLTSNHDGHVAQFLRTQDGHLIGIDKGQAWRYFPNDKLAIDYHPNSQFGEREPVYNTLFRMQKNGEIALTWHPMLDSIKRLEQLSDDELWSYVESYASGRYQSDSAGLRKFKLMLIDRKNNLRRDFEAYIKTVDKKFKGFDAIAAETKVSSKIADPKRKQAEELIKKVDDAGWQGVTIDFDSGDVEDMNLLVFSESVKGKPRTAVKMKLLKSADQRVHKLIKGLIDPDDMTGQPLVEDHFFDTIVSALKTIQSGSKKASKIDAATSLLNELNTLRVSSDPDIKAMAERYSYWVNVIQRWKSSGNNGLIPEIQQGEKLEVYIKMPQPKKVGHKAVSFTVKKGNVTFESRVANGRDIEVNGSRRGASQIFHRGDTSVQYQIDFGDGTIAYYTPTVTANNSLFAVNGEIEFLVDGKATPELLDRIIAHSRTLGIDGKIATDEDIELMYLLKHGYVLKDVEQAGYKQLLDNFESTKATTTERIRVLRDYWTKKMGVKDVTKLPCYQPQGVLQFGTTGGIQQAGHRVQLRFDLSDAMLEQQMPGVSLVHSLTNDYGHIAEFFDQVLAGNGTLVSTVEKLRCGVPVGGMSPAEDMSSGGASYVFTRIKSATDSRSEGIYFKKNMLRRLDAISYDHDKYGRVTGNDVIENRHSTIDGFRRCAGRSGNETIFKYTVTLLDNIEEVRVNHGKRKQMLDVFRKHGLSQLPDGRKVEQIVKEVGS
- a CDS encoding DNA adenine methylase, which encodes MELESQIHYLLQTHAELLLAAQNKDEQVSYVTNYIGSKQKLVDWIWAHTPQGVQSVLDAFSGSAVVGYMYKRKGLRVVANDRLKYAYHIARAIVENNDTTLSDGDIDKLLTDNTNTGSFVQDNFKGLFFAKGVHALIDQIRANIDDLRGYKKDIALFALAKACLNGKGGYCHFQSSVRYEKYEDTLAEFTQRFRNNCNWINGLVYDNGKENRAENSPIDELLPGVKVDLAYFDPPYATEFSTTNYESFYHFIEGLMTYWKGLTIIVDSATHKYAEIEEETITRANSETFFETFLKGAQGISCWIISYRDHAFPNEASIKSMISNSGKVSRMYSKDHAYTMSAHHRQDEASLAKERIFVCGPTETAIRSQADWEEEAKQISQLQPVTAESFASTNKLQCSAITADIKLVSEAKEGISSNTEPEFVFVLTHVGTNLNGDNFTRDELIKAAPSAISRKVDLKHSQDLTDIVGGITESQWKDEEGGLVECTGRLFVADNPHAQLAYRLMKEGIVKQVSMECQYDAGECSICGKKFSSKADYCIHLRKYKGATYQGKPVYEILRGVVFTGVGLLSDKGADERAVIRSVAKTGVKMKTQALTFNEYFLQQQRSMTLWDIVGGLQSYLNDLLGKVKNEDLTNDQAFELMQSGVEQFRSSLEELFQNPADLPTVEAKKMSDHPTPETPPASEAAPASEQIKTLTQENADLKKQVDELSKQLDTLKKAAAQEKAKAKATELVKRFELKGRTFANDAEREAEIERLSALSEEALMAVEITVSGMPDLSTQANRQPIPVLKTDAGVKPINVADTPPGDELKTGLKDGLMAAYKQNRGEAVTN